A DNA window from Micromonospora sp. NBC_01739 contains the following coding sequences:
- a CDS encoding nicotinate phosphoribosyltransferase produces the protein MHTLRPALLTDHYELTMVSAALRDGTAHRQCVFEVFSRRLPSGRRYGVVAGTARLIDLIREFRFDPAEIDFLRRTGVVDEQAAAWLADYRFTGDIDGYAEGELFFPGSPILTVSGTFAECVVLETVVLSVLNYDCAVAAAAARMVTAARGRTLIEMGSRRAHEEAAVAAARSAYLVGFQFTSNLAAGQRYGIPTAGTAAHAFTLLHDDERAAFASQVATLGSQTTLLVDTYDISQGIRNAIEVAGSQLRAVRIDSGDLAVIAQQSRELLDSLGATETKIIVSGDLDEYAIAALAAEPVDMYGAGTSVVTGSGAPTAGLVYKLVEVEGRPVVKRSEQKATIGGRKVAVRRHKPTGTATEEIIVPQGVPDRQPHDRLLQRSYVTGGQTVTLPTLDESREHLRQCLISIPWEGLKLSAGDPAIPVTVVPAQ, from the coding sequence GTGCACACCCTTCGTCCCGCGTTGTTGACCGACCACTACGAGCTGACCATGGTCAGTGCCGCCCTACGGGACGGCACCGCGCACCGCCAGTGCGTGTTCGAGGTGTTCAGCCGCCGGTTGCCCAGCGGACGCCGGTACGGGGTGGTCGCCGGCACCGCCCGGCTGATCGACCTGATCCGCGAGTTCCGCTTCGACCCGGCCGAGATCGACTTCCTGCGGCGTACCGGGGTGGTGGACGAGCAGGCCGCCGCCTGGCTGGCGGACTACCGGTTCACCGGCGACATCGACGGGTACGCCGAGGGCGAGCTGTTCTTCCCCGGGTCGCCCATCCTCACCGTCTCGGGCACCTTCGCGGAGTGTGTGGTGCTGGAGACGGTGGTGTTGTCGGTGCTCAATTACGACTGTGCGGTGGCCGCCGCCGCGGCCCGGATGGTGACCGCGGCCCGGGGCCGGACGTTGATCGAGATGGGGTCCCGGCGGGCCCACGAGGAGGCCGCGGTGGCGGCGGCCCGCTCGGCGTACCTGGTCGGGTTCCAGTTCACCTCCAACCTGGCCGCCGGGCAGCGGTACGGCATCCCCACCGCCGGCACCGCCGCGCACGCCTTCACCCTGCTGCACGACGACGAGCGGGCGGCCTTCGCCTCGCAGGTCGCCACGCTGGGCAGTCAGACCACCCTGCTGGTCGACACGTACGACATCAGCCAGGGCATCCGCAACGCGATCGAGGTGGCCGGGTCGCAGCTGCGGGCGGTCCGGATCGACTCCGGTGACCTGGCGGTGATCGCCCAGCAGTCCCGGGAGCTGCTGGACTCCCTGGGCGCCACCGAGACCAAGATCATCGTTTCCGGTGACCTAGACGAGTACGCCATCGCGGCGCTGGCCGCCGAGCCGGTCGACATGTACGGCGCCGGCACCTCCGTGGTGACCGGCTCCGGAGCCCCGACCGCCGGCCTGGTCTACAAGCTGGTCGAGGTCGAGGGACGCCCGGTGGTCAAGCGATCCGAGCAGAAGGCCACCATCGGTGGGCGCAAGGTCGCCGTCCGCCGACACAAGCCGACCGGCACCGCCACCGAGGAGATCATCGTCCCGCAGGGGGTGCCGGACCGGCAGCCCCACGACCGGTTGCTGCAACGGTCGTACGTGACCGGCGGCCAGACGGTGACCCTGCCGACCCTCGACGAGTCGCGGGAACACCTGCGGCAGTGCCTGATCTCCATCCCGTGGGAGGGTCTGAAGCTCTCCGCAGGCGATCCCGCCATCCCGGTCACCGTCGTACCGGCCCAGTGA
- a CDS encoding isochorismatase family protein encodes MPNALIIVDVQKDFCEGGSLAVAGGAGVAAGISRLLAAEPDRWDHVVATKDYHVDPGTHFGDPPDFVSTWPRHCVVGTPGSEFHPELATDRVEAIFHKGEYAAAYSGFEGQAEDGETLTDWLRRHDVDRVDVVGIATDHCVRATALDAAREGFATTVLLDLTAAVAPDTLDVALRAFEGAGITLEGTAVIGTA; translated from the coding sequence GTGCCCAATGCCCTGATCATCGTGGACGTGCAGAAGGACTTCTGTGAGGGCGGTTCGCTGGCCGTCGCCGGTGGCGCGGGGGTGGCCGCCGGGATCTCCCGACTGCTGGCCGCCGAGCCGGACCGGTGGGATCACGTCGTGGCGACGAAGGATTACCACGTCGACCCCGGCACGCACTTCGGCGATCCGCCGGACTTCGTGAGCACCTGGCCACGGCACTGCGTGGTCGGCACCCCGGGCTCGGAGTTCCACCCCGAACTGGCCACCGATCGGGTGGAGGCGATCTTTCACAAGGGCGAGTACGCCGCCGCGTACTCCGGCTTCGAGGGCCAGGCCGAGGACGGCGAGACCCTGACCGACTGGCTGCGCCGGCATGACGTCGACCGGGTCGACGTGGTCGGCATCGCCACCGACCACTGCGTACGCGCCACCGCCCTGGACGCCGCCCGGGAGGGCTTCGCCACCACCGTGCTGCTGGACCTGACCGCAGCCGTGGCCCCGGACACCCTGGATGTCGCGCTGCGGGCGTTCGAGGGGGCCGGGATCACCCTGGAAGGCACCGCTGTGATCGGGACCGCATGA
- a CDS encoding MFS transporter, with product MKPYREALALPGLRSLLLVAILARVPLTATGITLTFYVVQDLGRGYGAAGLVGGAITVGAAIGAPLLGRLVDRGGLRPVLVLTVVAEAIFWFSAPLLSYALLLPAAFLAGLLALPIFSVIRQSIAALVPLEKRRPAYALDSMSVELSFMIGPALATVGVTTISARLTLYVVGAGIVASGVLLWLLNPPVRSASEVASGPQPRLARRQWLTSRLVAVFAVSAAATLVLGGSDVAVIATLRENDDTAFTGLVLAVWAIASLVGGFAYGAARRLIPPVVLIGALGLLTIPVGLGGSHWWLLGLALIPAGLVCAPTIASTSDAVSRLAPASVRGEAMGLHGSAVTIGTAVGAPLAGAVIDATAPAWGFALIGAIGALVALAVLPIELRRRRADKAPLPNADPTPTPTPASTSA from the coding sequence ATGAAGCCTTACCGGGAGGCCCTGGCCCTGCCCGGTCTACGGTCGCTGCTGCTGGTGGCGATCCTGGCCCGGGTGCCGTTGACCGCTACCGGGATCACGCTGACGTTCTACGTCGTGCAGGATCTGGGGCGCGGCTACGGTGCGGCCGGGCTGGTCGGCGGAGCGATCACGGTCGGTGCCGCGATCGGGGCTCCCCTGCTGGGCCGACTGGTGGACCGCGGTGGGTTGCGTCCCGTACTGGTGCTCACCGTGGTGGCCGAGGCGATCTTCTGGTTCAGCGCGCCGCTGCTCTCGTACGCCCTGTTGCTGCCGGCCGCCTTCCTGGCCGGCCTGCTGGCGTTGCCGATCTTCTCGGTGATCCGGCAGTCCATCGCCGCCCTGGTGCCGCTGGAGAAGCGACGCCCGGCGTACGCCCTGGACTCGATGTCGGTCGAACTGTCCTTCATGATCGGCCCGGCACTGGCCACGGTCGGCGTCACCACCATCTCGGCCCGGCTCACCCTCTACGTGGTCGGTGCCGGCATCGTCGCCTCCGGTGTGCTGCTGTGGCTGCTCAACCCCCCGGTACGCAGCGCCAGCGAGGTGGCCAGCGGACCCCAGCCCAGACTGGCCCGCCGACAGTGGCTCACCTCCCGGCTGGTCGCCGTGTTCGCGGTGAGCGCCGCAGCCACCCTGGTCCTGGGCGGCAGCGATGTGGCCGTCATCGCCACCCTGCGGGAGAACGACGACACCGCCTTCACCGGCCTGGTGCTCGCGGTCTGGGCGATCGCCTCGCTGGTGGGCGGCTTCGCCTACGGCGCGGCCCGCCGCTTGATCCCCCCGGTCGTCCTGATCGGCGCCCTGGGCCTGCTCACCATCCCGGTCGGCCTGGGCGGATCACACTGGTGGCTGCTAGGGCTGGCCCTGATCCCCGCCGGCCTGGTCTGCGCCCCGACCATCGCCTCCACCTCCGACGCGGTCAGCCGACTGGCCCCGGCGAGCGTCCGCGGCGAAGCGATGGGCCTGCACGGCTCCGCGGTCACCATCGGCACTGCCGTCGGCGCCCCCCTGGCCGGCGCGGTCATCGACGCCACCGCTCCGGCGTGGGGCTTCGCCCTGATCGGCGCGATCGGTGCCCTGGTGGCCCTGGCAGTCCTACCCATCGAACTACGCCGTCGCCGCGCCGACAAAGCCCCCCTCCCCAACGCCGACCCCACCCCAACCCCCACCCCCGCCTCCACGTCCGCCTGA
- the ctaD gene encoding aa3-type cytochrome oxidase subunit I, protein MTTVAPKPVVTRPWPVREPVKGSAIARMLRTTDAKQIGIMYMVTAFVFFMIGGLMALIMRAELARPGLQFLSPEQYNQLFTMHGTIMLLFFATPIVFAFGNYIVPIQIGAPDVSFPRLNSFAYWLYLFGGTLATAGFLTPGGAADFGWTAYTPLSTTEHAPGVGGNMWVMGLAISGLGTILGAVNLITTILTLRAPGMTMFRMPIFTWNMLVTSLLVILVFPLLAAALFALAADRLLGAQVYSPDTGGPMLWQHLFWFFGHPEVYIIALPFFGIISEIIPVFSRKPIFGYKGLVAATIAIAGLSMSVWAHHMFATGQVLLPFFSFLSYLIAVPTGMKFFNWIGTMWRGQISFESPMLFSIGFLVTFLFGGLTGVLLAAPPLDFHLHDSYFVVAHFHYVLFGTIVFAVFAGIYFWFPKMFGRMLDERLAKIHFWLTMIGFHTTFLVQHWLGNEGMPRRYADYQAIDGWTTLNMISTIGAFITGISTLPFLWNCWKAYKAGPVVEVDDPWGHGNSLEWATSSPPPLRNFDRMPRIRSERPAFDAKFPELAAGQSIAGPPEGGSKPLTRESDGGASYTEDVSSDIDRR, encoded by the coding sequence GTGACCACCGTCGCACCCAAGCCGGTCGTGACCCGGCCCTGGCCGGTCCGGGAGCCGGTCAAGGGGTCGGCCATCGCGCGGATGCTGCGGACCACGGACGCGAAGCAAATCGGGATCATGTACATGGTCACCGCGTTCGTGTTCTTCATGATCGGTGGTCTGATGGCCCTGATCATGCGGGCCGAGTTGGCCCGGCCCGGGCTGCAGTTCCTGTCGCCCGAGCAGTACAACCAGCTGTTCACCATGCACGGCACGATCATGCTGCTGTTCTTCGCGACGCCGATCGTGTTCGCGTTCGGCAACTACATCGTGCCGATCCAGATCGGCGCGCCGGACGTGTCGTTCCCGCGGCTGAACAGCTTCGCGTACTGGCTGTACCTGTTCGGTGGCACCCTGGCCACCGCCGGATTCCTCACCCCGGGTGGTGCGGCCGACTTCGGCTGGACCGCGTACACCCCGCTGAGCACCACCGAGCACGCCCCTGGTGTCGGCGGGAACATGTGGGTGATGGGTCTGGCCATCTCCGGTCTGGGCACCATCCTCGGCGCGGTCAACCTGATCACCACCATCCTGACCCTGCGCGCACCGGGCATGACCATGTTCCGGATGCCGATCTTCACCTGGAACATGCTGGTCACCAGCCTCCTGGTGATCCTGGTCTTCCCGCTGCTGGCCGCCGCGCTGTTCGCCCTGGCCGCCGACCGTCTGCTCGGGGCGCAGGTCTACAGCCCGGACACCGGCGGGCCGATGCTGTGGCAGCACCTGTTCTGGTTCTTCGGGCACCCCGAGGTCTACATCATCGCGCTGCCGTTCTTCGGCATCATCAGCGAGATCATCCCGGTCTTCTCCCGCAAGCCGATCTTCGGCTACAAGGGCCTGGTCGCCGCGACCATCGCCATCGCCGGTCTGTCGATGAGCGTGTGGGCGCACCACATGTTCGCCACCGGCCAGGTGCTGCTGCCGTTCTTCAGCTTCCTGAGCTACCTGATCGCCGTGCCTACCGGTATGAAGTTCTTCAACTGGATCGGCACCATGTGGCGCGGCCAGATCAGCTTCGAGTCGCCGATGCTGTTCTCCATCGGCTTCCTGGTCACCTTCCTCTTCGGTGGTCTGACCGGTGTGCTGCTGGCCGCCCCGCCGCTGGACTTCCACCTGCACGACTCGTACTTCGTGGTGGCGCACTTCCACTACGTGCTGTTCGGCACGATCGTGTTCGCGGTCTTCGCCGGCATCTACTTCTGGTTCCCGAAGATGTTCGGCCGGATGCTCGACGAGCGGCTCGCCAAGATTCACTTCTGGCTGACCATGATCGGTTTCCACACCACCTTCCTGGTGCAGCACTGGCTGGGCAACGAGGGCATGCCCCGGCGTTACGCCGACTACCAGGCCATCGATGGCTGGACGACGCTGAACATGATCTCCACGATCGGCGCGTTCATCACCGGTATCTCCACCCTGCCCTTCCTCTGGAACTGCTGGAAGGCCTACAAGGCCGGTCCGGTGGTGGAGGTCGACGACCCCTGGGGTCACGGCAACTCGCTGGAGTGGGCAACCAGCTCCCCGCCCCCGCTGCGCAACTTCGACCGGATGCCCCGGATCCGCTCCGAGCGCCCGGCCTTCGATGCGAAGTTCCCCGAGCTGGCGGCCGGCCAGAGCATCGCCGGCCCGCCTGAGGGTGGCTCCAAGCCGCTGACCCGGGAGTCCGACGGTGGCGCCAGCTACACCGAGGACGTCTCCAGCGACATCGACCGCCGCTGA
- a CDS encoding FAD-dependent monooxygenase — protein sequence MRGSPLRILVVGAGIAGLSVARALRLAGFRPDVTDRAAPNDLDDAGLYLPGNAARALRRLDLDGPVRPFGQVIHRQHFLDSAGLPLCEVDLDALWAGVGECRALSRADLHRVLLSGAGGAVRHGAEVSGIELLPAGVGVTFVDGTRTEYDLVIGADGPRSSIRSLAALGGPPRPAGQVVYRSIVRHGPVVEEWTALLGQRSGFLVVPIGAGRLYCYADEAGTELPRDPRARLVELFGDYGGPVPEVLEALDRVQATTTDEVELGRWYRGRVLLVGDAAHATAPTLSQGAAMALEDAVVLAESLRAASSVDAALTAYESRRRPRTRWVRDRTRDRNRTRDVPPALRDPLLRGRGDRIFGEHYRLLLGPL from the coding sequence ATGCGTGGCTCCCCCCTGCGCATCCTCGTCGTCGGTGCGGGCATCGCCGGCCTTTCCGTGGCCCGGGCCCTGCGCCTGGCGGGCTTCCGCCCGGATGTCACCGACAGAGCGGCGCCGAATGACCTCGACGACGCCGGTCTCTACCTCCCCGGCAACGCCGCCCGGGCGCTGCGACGACTGGACCTCGACGGGCCGGTCCGCCCTTTCGGACAGGTCATCCACCGGCAACACTTCCTGGACTCGGCCGGGCTGCCGCTCTGCGAGGTGGACCTCGACGCCCTCTGGGCCGGGGTCGGCGAGTGCCGCGCCCTGTCCCGCGCCGACCTGCACCGGGTGCTGCTCAGCGGAGCCGGCGGTGCGGTCCGGCACGGCGCCGAGGTCAGCGGCATCGAGCTGCTGCCGGCCGGCGTCGGGGTCACCTTCGTCGACGGCACCCGGACGGAGTACGACCTGGTGATCGGCGCGGACGGACCCCGTTCCTCGATCCGCTCCCTGGCCGCCCTCGGCGGCCCGCCCCGCCCCGCCGGTCAGGTGGTGTACCGCAGCATCGTGCGCCACGGGCCGGTGGTCGAGGAGTGGACCGCCCTGCTCGGGCAGCGCAGTGGCTTCCTGGTGGTGCCGATCGGGGCCGGCCGGCTGTACTGCTACGCCGACGAGGCCGGCACGGAACTGCCCAGGGACCCCCGGGCGCGGCTGGTGGAACTGTTCGGGGACTACGGCGGGCCGGTGCCGGAGGTGCTCGAGGCCCTGGACCGGGTGCAGGCCACCACCACCGACGAGGTCGAACTCGGGCGCTGGTACCGGGGGCGGGTGCTGCTGGTGGGTGACGCCGCCCACGCCACCGCCCCGACCCTGTCCCAGGGGGCGGCGATGGCCCTGGAGGACGCGGTGGTGCTCGCCGAGTCACTGCGGGCCGCGTCGAGCGTGGATGCGGCACTGACCGCGTACGAGAGTCGTCGCCGGCCGCGTACCCGATGGGTGCGGGACCGTACCCGGGACCGCAACCGGACCCGGGACGTGCCGCCCGCACTGCGCGACCCGTTGCTGCGCGGTCGCGGTGATCGCATCTTCGGCGAGCATTACCGGCTGCTACTCGGCCCCCTGTGA
- a CDS encoding GH12 family glycosyl hydrolase domain-containing protein, producing the protein MRRTLRALMATGLLAASAVVAVALGGTAAADTVICEQYGSTVIQNRYVVQNNKWGTTAQQCINVTSNGFEITTQNGSNPTNGAPTAYPSVFLGCHYTNCSPGTNLPIQVSQISSATSSINYRYVSNAIYNASYDIWLDPSPKRDGVNQMEIMIWLNRQGSIQPIGSPVGNANIDGRNWEVWRGNNGGNNVISYVSPSAISSANLNLLAFINDTRNRGAITNSWYLTSIQAGFEPWQGGAGLAVTNFSAAVNGGGNNNPPPTTTPPPSGGGACAVKYTANSWNNGFTADVQITNTGSSTLNGWTLAYSLPSGQQVTNSWNATVSQSGSSVTARNVGHNGTIAPGGTASFGYQGTLNGAYANPTSFTLNGTACSRS; encoded by the coding sequence ATGAGACGTACCCTGCGAGCCCTGATGGCCACCGGCCTGCTCGCCGCGAGCGCGGTCGTCGCCGTGGCTCTCGGCGGCACCGCCGCCGCCGACACGGTCATCTGCGAGCAGTACGGCAGCACCGTGATCCAGAACCGCTACGTGGTGCAGAACAACAAGTGGGGCACCACCGCCCAGCAGTGCATCAACGTCACCAGCAACGGCTTCGAGATCACCACCCAGAACGGCAGCAACCCGACCAACGGGGCCCCGACGGCGTACCCCTCGGTCTTCCTCGGCTGCCACTACACCAACTGCTCCCCCGGCACCAACCTGCCGATCCAGGTCAGCCAGATCAGCAGTGCGACCAGCAGCATCAACTACCGGTACGTGAGCAACGCCATCTACAACGCCTCGTACGACATCTGGTTGGACCCCTCGCCCAAGCGGGACGGGGTGAACCAGATGGAGATCATGATCTGGCTCAACCGGCAGGGCTCCATCCAGCCCATCGGCTCCCCGGTCGGCAACGCCAACATCGACGGGCGCAACTGGGAGGTCTGGCGGGGCAACAACGGCGGCAACAACGTCATCTCGTACGTCTCCCCCTCGGCGATCAGCAGCGCGAACCTCAACCTGCTGGCCTTCATCAACGACACCCGTAACCGGGGCGCGATCACCAACTCCTGGTACCTGACCAGCATCCAGGCCGGTTTCGAGCCCTGGCAGGGCGGCGCCGGGCTGGCGGTGACCAACTTCTCCGCAGCGGTCAACGGAGGCGGCAACAACAACCCGCCGCCCACCACCACTCCCCCGCCCTCCGGTGGTGGCGCGTGCGCGGTGAAGTACACGGCCAACTCGTGGAACAACGGCTTCACCGCCGACGTGCAGATCACCAACACCGGGTCGAGCACCCTCAACGGCTGGACCCTGGCGTACTCGCTGCCGTCCGGTCAGCAGGTGACCAACTCCTGGAACGCCACCGTGAGCCAGAGCGGTTCGTCGGTGACCGCCCGCAATGTCGGTCACAACGGCACGATCGCCCCCGGCGGTACGGCCAGCTTCGGCTACCAGGGCACCCTGAACGGGGCGTACGCCAACCCCACCAGCTTCACCCTCAACGGCACCGCCTGCTCGCGCTCCTGA
- a CDS encoding response regulator transcription factor — translation MSEPIRVVVADDQALIRAGLVSLLQLTPGTEVVGEAADGAEAVALAAQTRPDVVLMDIRMPVLDGIAATRRILDGVGEHLPRVVVLTTFDLDEYVYTALRAGASGFLLKDMPPQRIIAAVHTIAGGDILVAPQITRRLIEAYASRQRAAGIGGKRLRELTARETEVLRLVGSGRNNTEIADHLVLSEATVKTHVKRLMAKLGLNSRAQAVVVAYESGLCVPSAQC, via the coding sequence GTGAGCGAGCCGATCCGGGTGGTCGTCGCCGACGACCAGGCCCTGATCCGGGCCGGACTGGTGTCGCTGCTCCAGCTGACACCGGGAACGGAGGTCGTGGGGGAGGCGGCCGACGGCGCCGAGGCCGTGGCGCTGGCCGCCCAGACCCGGCCGGATGTCGTACTGATGGACATTCGCATGCCGGTCCTCGACGGGATCGCCGCCACCCGGCGAATCCTCGACGGGGTCGGGGAGCACCTGCCCCGGGTCGTCGTGCTCACCACCTTCGACCTCGACGAGTACGTCTACACGGCGCTGCGGGCGGGGGCGTCCGGATTCCTGCTGAAGGACATGCCACCGCAGCGGATCATCGCGGCCGTGCACACCATCGCCGGGGGTGACATCCTGGTAGCGCCGCAGATCACCCGACGGCTGATCGAGGCCTACGCCAGCCGGCAACGGGCGGCCGGCATCGGCGGGAAGCGCCTGCGTGAGCTGACCGCCCGGGAGACCGAGGTCCTGCGGCTGGTCGGTAGCGGCCGGAACAACACCGAGATCGCCGATCATCTGGTGCTCAGCGAGGCGACCGTGAAGACCCACGTCAAGCGGCTGATGGCGAAACTGGGCCTGAACAGCCGGGCGCAGGCGGTGGTGGTGGCCTACGAGAGCGGACTGTGCGTGCCGTCGGCCCAGTGTTGA
- a CDS encoding sensor histidine kinase → MLLRSVPVDVLLAVTLTGLTVATMLGQRDDAPHWAAVVLAALTVAPIALRQRAPVLTTVVILTALIGLSLFRYDDFPNGGLGILIGMFTVATLRPRRVAGLVFLAAVAVTAFVYCVHFTAPVYWSQVAQVTLVVLGAWALGESTKMWSRRAERLAAQAAQAASDERMRIAREMHDIVSHHMSVVSLQAGLAECVVRTDPDTAHTAIATAGEASRQALSELRRLLDVLRLEPESGPEDRSQPGLAQLEELVTGARSAGLPVDLSVAGRVFPLPPGPDLCAYRVVQESLTNVLKHAGPAIAKVDLEYGTRALTVRISDNGTRDDRPRQPSSRSHGIQGMRERAELYGGVLTAGHAEGGGFTVLLRLPVGAPR, encoded by the coding sequence ATGCTCCTTCGTTCCGTCCCGGTGGACGTGCTGCTGGCGGTGACGCTCACCGGCCTGACGGTCGCGACGATGCTCGGGCAGCGCGACGACGCACCGCACTGGGCGGCGGTCGTGCTGGCGGCACTCACGGTCGCGCCGATCGCGCTGCGCCAGCGCGCCCCCGTACTCACCACGGTCGTGATCCTGACCGCCCTCATCGGGTTGAGCCTGTTCCGCTACGACGACTTCCCCAACGGCGGGCTCGGGATACTGATCGGGATGTTCACGGTCGCCACCCTGCGTCCGCGGCGGGTCGCGGGCCTGGTGTTCCTGGCGGCGGTGGCGGTCACCGCGTTCGTCTACTGTGTGCACTTCACCGCGCCGGTCTACTGGTCACAGGTGGCACAGGTGACGCTCGTCGTGCTCGGGGCGTGGGCACTCGGTGAGAGCACGAAGATGTGGTCCCGACGGGCCGAGCGGCTGGCCGCCCAGGCGGCCCAGGCCGCGTCCGACGAACGGATGCGTATCGCCCGGGAGATGCACGACATCGTCTCGCACCACATGTCGGTCGTCTCACTCCAGGCGGGACTGGCCGAATGTGTTGTCCGCACGGATCCGGACACCGCGCACACCGCGATCGCCACGGCCGGTGAGGCGAGCCGTCAGGCCCTGTCCGAACTGCGCCGCCTGCTCGACGTGCTCCGGCTCGAACCCGAATCCGGCCCCGAAGACCGTTCCCAGCCCGGCCTGGCGCAACTGGAGGAGTTGGTCACCGGCGCCCGCAGTGCCGGCCTGCCGGTCGACCTCTCGGTGGCAGGACGCGTGTTCCCGCTGCCTCCGGGGCCCGACCTCTGCGCCTACCGGGTGGTGCAGGAGTCGCTGACGAACGTCCTCAAGCACGCCGGTCCGGCCATCGCGAAGGTCGACCTCGAATACGGAACGCGGGCACTCACCGTCCGGATCAGCGACAACGGGACCCGGGACGACCGGCCCCGGCAACCCTCGTCGAGGTCCCACGGAATCCAGGGCATGCGCGAGCGCGCCGAGCTGTACGGAGGTGTCCTCACCGCCGGACACGCCGAGGGCGGCGGCTTCACCGTCCTGTTGCGTCTCCCCGTCGGGGCGCCCCGGTGA
- a CDS encoding phosphopantetheine-binding protein, which produces MTSANVTLLCQIWSRLLATPIGPDDDFFDNGGYSLLLIEMVIQAEEAGLHFGPEQVFDHRTPAALAAALEVDLEASR; this is translated from the coding sequence ATGACATCGGCGAACGTCACCCTGCTCTGCCAGATCTGGAGTCGCCTGCTCGCCACTCCCATCGGTCCCGACGACGACTTCTTCGACAACGGCGGATACTCGCTGCTGCTCATCGAGATGGTCATCCAGGCCGAGGAGGCCGGGCTGCACTTCGGGCCCGAGCAGGTATTCGACCACCGCACTCCGGCGGCGCTGGCCGCGGCTCTCGAGGTCGATCTGGAGGCGAGTCGGTGA
- a CDS encoding amino acid adenylation domain-containing protein, with protein sequence MTGSLADRFDEVARRHPDRTAVVDSAGTMTYGQLRQAGDSIAGDLEAAGAGAGHLVGIRVGRNAQTVAAILGVLRTGAAYVALDPSCPADRIEFIRTDAGIGLVVDSSGDTDPPTVTGQAVPRLDPLPADLAYLAYTSGSTGQPKGCLITQHNVTAFLDETVPLFDLTPEDRWTVFHSLAFDASVWELWGALATGATAVLVPTPALRNPAVFARLLADRAVTVVSQVPSALQYLLPALARRGCTGPETAPLNLRYLFSVGEAIRLDLVAELRRIVGGPEPVVVNMYGPTETTVFATMKEITEADLRSGIRSPIGHPLPKAGVVVVGPDGNASPPGETGELWITGETVGLGYLHRPELTADRFVSWEGAPAYRTGDLGRWLPDGSLEHLGRLDQQLKLRGYRIEPEEIEEVLRRTGLVADAGVCLGEVGRAQFLTACVTTVTGLLDPHGIRALRDAVAKTLPEAMCPDRYLLLDRLPQNTSGKLDRPALVEIVQDRLAATTTGFPPARRPDVDAR encoded by the coding sequence GTGACCGGCTCCCTCGCCGACCGCTTCGACGAGGTCGCCCGTCGGCACCCGGACAGAACGGCAGTGGTGGACTCCGCCGGGACCATGACGTACGGGCAGCTACGCCAGGCCGGTGACTCGATCGCCGGTGACCTCGAAGCCGCCGGGGCCGGGGCCGGCCACCTGGTCGGCATCCGGGTGGGCCGCAATGCCCAGACCGTCGCGGCGATCCTCGGGGTGCTGCGGACCGGGGCCGCCTACGTCGCCCTGGATCCGTCCTGTCCGGCCGACCGGATCGAGTTCATCCGCACGGACGCCGGGATCGGCCTGGTAGTCGACAGCTCCGGCGATACGGACCCGCCGACGGTCACCGGGCAGGCAGTCCCCCGCCTCGATCCGCTGCCCGCCGACCTGGCCTATCTCGCCTACACCTCCGGCTCCACCGGTCAGCCCAAGGGTTGCCTGATCACCCAGCACAATGTCACGGCGTTCCTCGACGAGACGGTGCCGTTGTTCGACCTGACCCCGGAGGACCGCTGGACGGTCTTCCACTCGCTGGCCTTCGACGCCTCGGTCTGGGAACTGTGGGGAGCGCTGGCCACCGGCGCTACCGCCGTGCTGGTGCCGACCCCGGCGCTGCGCAACCCGGCGGTCTTCGCCCGGCTGCTGGCCGACCGCGCCGTGACCGTCGTGTCGCAGGTCCCGTCGGCACTTCAGTATCTGCTCCCGGCGCTCGCCCGACGCGGCTGCACCGGACCGGAAACGGCACCGCTGAACCTGCGGTACCTGTTCTCGGTCGGGGAGGCGATTCGGCTGGACCTGGTGGCCGAACTGCGGCGGATCGTGGGCGGCCCGGAACCGGTCGTGGTGAACATGTACGGCCCGACCGAGACGACGGTCTTCGCCACCATGAAGGAGATCACCGAGGCCGATCTGCGGTCCGGGATCCGGTCACCGATCGGCCACCCACTGCCGAAGGCCGGGGTCGTCGTGGTCGGCCCCGACGGCAACGCGTCGCCGCCCGGGGAGACCGGAGAGCTCTGGATCACCGGCGAGACGGTGGGCCTGGGCTACCTGCACCGGCCGGAGCTGACGGCCGATCGTTTCGTGTCGTGGGAAGGGGCGCCCGCGTACCGGACCGGCGACCTCGGCCGGTGGCTGCCGGACGGGTCACTCGAACACCTCGGCCGCCTCGACCAGCAACTCAAGTTGCGCGGTTATCGGATCGAGCCGGAGGAGATCGAGGAGGTGCTGCGTCGTACCGGACTGGTCGCCGACGCCGGGGTGTGCCTCGGCGAGGTGGGCCGGGCGCAGTTCCTGACCGCATGCGTCACCACGGTGACCGGACTGCTGGACCCGCACGGGATCAGGGCGCTGCGCGACGCCGTGGCAAAGACCCTGCCGGAGGCGATGTGTCCCGACCGGTACCTCCTGCTCGACCGGCTGCCCCAGAACACGTCCGGCAAGCTCGACCGCCCTGCGCTGGTCGAGATCGTCCAAGACCGACTCGCCGCCACCACGACGGGGTTCCCGCCCGCCAGGAGGCCGGATGTCGACGCCAGGTGA